The window cattttcagtcccagtccagctggccttggtgagctcccaatagatccgttccactgtcacagtgggtgggtgcacccctcgcggtcttgacttccttgctcaagttctccctccttctgttcctcatttggaccttgggagctcagttcattgctccaatgtgggtctctgtctctatctccatccatcgccagataaaggttctatggtaatatgcaagatattcgttagtatggctataggatcgggccatttcaagctctctctcctcagctgcccaaggacctagttgggtacatgtcTCTGAACccttgggaacccctctagagtcaaggttcttgccaaccctaaaatgtctcccttaattaagatatatacttccctgctcccatatccaaccttccattatcccagccatcccattcccccaagttctccctatcctccccttctcacttttctctccccatctaccctttcccccatcccaccccagcccccagttcccaaatttttgccaagcaatcttgactactaccaatatccagtgggataactatatgtttttctttgggttcaccttcttgtttagcttctctaggatcgcgaattataggctcactgtcctatatttatggctaaaaaccaattatgagtgagtacatcccatgttcatctttttgggtctgggttatctcactcaggataatgtttttttttccatccatttgcatgaaaaattcaagatgtcattgtttttttaccactgagtagtactctaatgtgtatatattccacactttcttcatccattcttccatggacgggtatctaggttttttccaggttctggctattacaaataatgctgctatgagcatagttgaacaaatacttttgtagtatgatagggcatcccttgggtatattcccaagaatggtattgctgggtccctgtggtaggttgatccaaatttcctgagaaaccaccacactgctttccatagtggttgcacaagtttgcattcccaccagcaatggatgagtgtaccccttactccacatcctctccagcaaaggctatcattggtgtttttgattttagccattctgacaggtgtaagatggtatctcacagaatggaatcaagtagaagaccgggattttaacccacaaacctatgaacacctgatttttgataaaggagctaaaagtatacaatggaagaaagagagcatcttcaacaaatggtgttggcagaactggttgtcaacctgcagaacaataaaaatagatccatatctatcaccatgtacaaaactcaagtccaaatggattaaagacctcaatatcagtctgaacacactgaacctgatagaagagaaagtgggaagtactctacaacatatgggcacaggagaccacttcctacatataaccccagcagcccagacattaagggcaacattgaataaatgggacctcctgaaactgagaagcttctgtaaagcaaaggatactgtcactaagacaaaaaggcaacccactgactgggagaagatcttcaccaaccccgcaactgacaaaggtctgatctccaaaatatataaaagaactcaagaaactacacgctatattaaacatttttatattaaagtgAGCATGCACTATAAACCATGTTACTGGAGTTAGACAGTCACTCAGAGAACAGCAAGGTCCTATGTTCACTAAAACCCTGAAATCAGGTTCATTGACACAGACCCTGCTGTGGATCCAGAAATTGTTAGTAAAATAACTACAAATTCACCAGGGGTTGACCCACTAGTCCTATATCCCACTACAAAGGAAACTAACTTAAAATTTCTATTGACACAAATCCAAGTGAAACAAagtaaaattctagaaataaatgtaaaagaaaatatttttagtacAAAAGTTATAGATACAGCGCAAGAATCATAATCTACAAAGAATTGCAAAACAAATGCTTCTCCttactctgagtttttattgtttgtctgttttatttttaattcatatttttaaaatttttttgagggGACACAGTAGGGGAAGAGGGATGGATATTGAGGGACTGAGATTGAGGTGCATGATGTCACTTTCCCAAAGATTAAATGAAACatgttaattttgtgtgtgtatatgtgtgtatgatgacTTATTTTGTTTCTCAATAAAAACAGCTTAACATTATCAGGAAAAAAGATGtcagaaaaattcaaaagaattttTCCTTTCAACTGTAGTTATTAGCATGTGTCAACCATTAAAAGTGTGGtacattttatagtattttcaccttacattttttttattcttttttaattaaaatttccaactgctccccgtttcccatttccctcccctcctcccacacattgccccctccccccactcccctcccccatccccactcctcttctcctccccccactccattccccctccctctcgatactgaagagcagtccaaattccctgccctacaggaagaccaaggtcctcccacttccatccaggcccaggaaggtgagcatcaaaacaggctaagctcccacaaagccagttcatgtattaggatcgaaacctagtgccattgtccttggcttctcatcagccttcattgtccgccatgttcagagagtccagtttcaacccatgcttattcagtcccagtccagctggccttgaagagctcccaatagatcagttccactgtcacagtgtgtgggtgcacgcctcgtggtcctgatttccttgctcatgttctccctccttttgctcctcatttggaccttaagagctcagaccgttgctccaatttgggtctctgtctctctctcgatctatcgccagttgaaagttcctgtgccattctccttggcctctcgtcagctctcattgtccgccacattctgagagtccggttttatcccatgttttttttcagtagcagtccagctgaccttggtgagctcccaatagatcggccccactgtctcagtggttgggtgcacccctcatggtcctgacacAAAATAAGGATCAGGTTGGGTACCTGTGTGCATAATAAGAGAAAAAATGTAAGAGGAGGCTAaccgcttgttcttcccagccgcctggctagcctagccctgaaataaccacacagaaactgtattaattaaatcactgcttggcccattagctctagcttcttattggctaactcttacatcttaatgtaacccatttctgttaatctgtatatcgccacatggcagtggcttaccagcaaagattcgaCATGCctgactctggtggcagctccatggcagttTCCCAAtgctgcccttctttcttctagctttcagtccagctttccctggctacctaagttctgccttgctataggtccaaagcagtttcataattcattaatggtaatcaaagcacagagaaaggactgccacatcaaaaaaaaaaaaaggctctcaTTAAACATAACAAAACCTTGAAGGTCATTGTTGTTGGTCCCTTTGAGAAAAAAGTTCTTGAGTTTGTTGTGCAGAAATGTCTTATGGAACCAAGTGACTCATTATGGTCTAGCTGGTCTTCCCCAGGGGACATACATAGACTATGGTGTGCTTCCCAGCACTGATTCCTAGTATACTGAAAGTGAAAAAGATGTTTGTTTCCCAGTCAGATATTCAATATGCAGAACAAGTAGCTTACAGTAGAGCTAGTATACTATGATGTACTTCCTGATAAACTTTCTAATTGAAAAGGAATACTGTATTTGATAGACAGAAAAGGAAGTAATGAAATGGTTATTTTCAGTTGTTCAAATTTATTACTCAAGAGGAATAAAATTATTCCAGATTTAAGTGTATTAATAAAAGGAATTGAGCCTTTTTGGGGTATCTTGAATTTCTTTCATCTGTCCCATTGGAGAGCAACTTAAGAATCTTTGCTGAATCATCTGAACACCAGCATTCCATTCAGACAGAAACTAAAAACCAAGTACATGGAATGTCTGGATCATTTGCCCTAGATGCCAACTGCATTAAATCTCACATTGTCAGTCACTATTTCTTCATCTCTTTGGGCTAGTTCCAGAAGGTCAAGCATCTGAATGTTCttcattttgttgtatgtaattgcCTGGCCACACAATTATGTTCTTCAACATAAATACATCggaatatttttcttcatttttagattGCCGTACTGAGATAGGCCTACAGTGGCTCTTTATATGGCTCCTTAAATCAGATCAAGCCTACCTCAATTGTATTCAAAAACAATATTGAGGAATACATGTATTATGACCATACATATGGATTTGGCCTTATTTCCAGAGCAATTTAAGTCCTGATTCTTAAAGAAAACACTATTCTACAATTCTGACTGAGAAAAGTGACCCATTTTATGGTCTGTTGTACCACTTCTTTCTTAATGGTATTGGATGTGTAAATGACCAAGCACTCCTGAAGACATGTGAATTCTATATAGTATATTGATTATTTTAGGTGAGACATTAGTCTGATTGTTTCCACATCAGCATGATACCTGGCATTTAACAAATGCTGAGGCCATGTTGAACAGTTGTGTCTTCAAAAGCACTGGAAAATGATAACCCTTGGAAATCTATATCCCTCATCTGTGCAAGATGCttaactgaagaagaaaaatggcttGTAAACAGAGATTTCCTTTACGACTGTGCCTTTGTTCTCATGGACAGAAAAAAATGCCCTCTTActgctcagaggacagctgtTCCACTGTGTGACAGGTCCTTTCCATAAATTACCTAATTGTCTTAATGTTTAGTACACAttgaaactaaataaatattaaggcATGAGAAGTTTAAAGACTGGGATAACACTGTCATAATTTTTCACGTATATCTGCTAGTTCTCATTTGTTCTCTATTCTCCTCTGACTGATATTGTATTCTACAGATTCACTTAGTAAATCATAGATATATTCCTTTTCATTAGTTTCTGGAATACTATCTTGAATTCCTGATGCCTCCATCCCTATTGTCATGAGGAATGGGGCtctaattttgctttaaaaaaaaggtaataaATACTAACCTAAGTCTGTGCTCTGATATTCTCATGTAAATGCCATTTTCACCTTACTTTTCTGCACTCATAATAATGTGATTTTGTCACTAAAAACAGGTACTTTCTGTAGGAAGTTTGTGCACTGTAACCTGTAATATTATTTctaggttttttgggggggtgggattTTTTTATCCTGGTTTCTTCATAGACCCAGAACTTTGATTATTAGGGAAACAATCAAAATACTTTGATTGAAATGATCATTTAAATTATTACATATACTGTTGTGTCAGAAGTCTGGTTTTCATTGTGTAGTTAAACATGGCTAAAATGCTAGTCAGATTTTTGCAAGTGTAGCATCCAGGACTTTATTCCCCCTCCCCAAATGGGAAACACACCAGTTTTCTCAAGTCTGACCTTGTGAAATTTATGGTGTGAATAAACTAAACCTTCTTCACAAAGTCAATTGTCCCCAAAGATTGATGTACTAACTGAGGATTGATTACATTGGACAAATGATGTGTGTCATAGCAGTGCTCACAACATGAGATTTACCATGGTATAATATGGATCAAGTGTGTGGAAAACTGAATCAGAGGAATTGAATCAACACGTGTGTTGCATGCAGCAAAGAATCAAAGGAAATGGTCTTCAGCCCTCTGGAGAAACTGCTTGATTTCTATAAGTCttgattttctcatctgtaaattcAGTACAATTTAAAATGCCAGCCTAATAGATTCATTATAAAAACTAAATATGAAGTCAAAGACATTTGATGACTAAGtatctggattttattttaaatctcacATCTCTTCTTCTTCATGATTATATGGTTGATCAACATTTTTGTTCTATGTCCAGACAATCTTTTTGCAATTTAAAATGTTGACTGAGACTGTGCTTAAGTTTCCCACCACCCAAACCCgcaaaatcacacagaaattatattagttacaacactgcttggccaatggcatagaggtattcctagctagctcatatatcttaaattaaccatttctattaatctgtatcacaATGAGGTTGTGACTTAGCAGAAAGGTTCAGGCAGCATCTTTGTGCTTtgccagctacatggcatctctttgactctgcctgctctgtctatatatctctgttcagatttcacacctggctttactctgctaagccatttgccaaagtagtttctttattaaccaatggtagtaaagcataaatattcacagcatatagagggaaatcccacatcattaaaaaataatggtgCCACTATATTAGGTTTCTGAAGGATATATAAGTTcgtttataatttaattataatagGTGTTTAAAATGCCAGGCATAAATTATTGTTtgctacataaaataaagaaataaaaatgtgctgggtagtggtggcgcacgcatttaatcccagcactcgggaggcagaggcaggcggatctctgtgagttcaaggccagcctggtctacaagagctagttccaggacaggcaccaaagctgcagagaaaccctgtctcaaaaaaacaaaaaagaaataaaaacgtctctgtaaatggagactgctagTTCATGTCTAGGACAGCCAGACCcaaatatcacacagaaactgtattaattacagcactgtttagTCAATGACTTAGGCATATCTTAGAATGGGGTAGCAGCCTTGCCCACTCACTGAAGCCAAGTCATAGTTTATTTCctaattctttcttctctctcatagTTTACCTAATGATATTTACTGCTTATTATCTACATTCTTagtaaaaatgttcaaatatttattcagttttcttgtagtgtttcttcacagtaataaaatattacaatgaAAACTCAAAATTCAGAACTACATAATCTTATTTCCATTTAACTTACCCTTGTTAACTATCAGTCTCCAGTAtaaatttttactgaaaatagtaTACACTTTCGTGATATAGACAACTAGGCATTTTCTGTCTTGTTGGCATTTACAAATGTCTCTAACTCCTTGTAACTCCAAACTCATTAAACTAGggaaaaataattgaattttaGTGTCTTTCtgatattatatttttatcagtATTTGCTTTAGAGGTCCCATAATATAGCAAAAGTCTCATCCTTTACAGTCTCATGATGATGATCATGTTGGTTAAAGTAAGTCTTGGCCATGGGAAGAATGTGAAATTCATTTTGAGACAATATTCCTATTTTTTACAATTTCTAATTTGTTCATGGATATATACTGAAAAAACAAGACTGATGCATAGACTTTAACAGtaatacagaaaatttaaaatgttccttGTAACTCTCTGTAAGCATTGATGTTTACATCTTGCAAAATACTCTATTTTTAAGTGTATATGTAATTATTTCTAGAACTAAAGCCAAATCACGTAACTATGTTATCTATGATTTCCTAAAAATGGGAATTATTATGGTTTTTGAGACTTAAACTTACTCTTGGATATGTATAACATGGGTaatattttcataacatttgTTAGGAAGATTGACTCAATACACTAACTTAAGGTCGATAACTCTGAACACATCTCTGTAGAATCCCAGTGCTGACATCATTAGAGAGTTTGTGGTGGAGTGTGTGTTAAGTACATGATGGAAAGAGTCAGTACTGAATTCACACTCTTCTGTAAAATGCTATTCTACTTCTCAAAGGCTCACTTTTCTCATTCATAAACAGGGTAGTTTTACAACACACTACCTCATAGATTCTTTGTGAAATTAAATGTTGAAGCCACATGGTTTTAGAGATAAACTCCTTAGAAGCAAACAACCTCAATTtttcttcatgagtaaatgaagaaaatatcacaTTCTATCTTTGCTCAGGAAATGtatccacaaaataaaacaatagtgGCAATTACTTGGGTGGTTGTAAGAAatttgtgagttcatatatgcagCTAAAATTTAGCCTGACACACAGAAGTCACAAATTATTGTTTTCTACACAAATAGAATTAAGGCAAATATCTTGACATCTCCCAGAAGTTCTATAACAGCAATGACTATTCCTGTCATTTTACTGAGGTGAAATGGTCCCACAGATGATGCATGAGTATATAAATGTAAGATTTAGTGAAAACAGGGTTTAATATGAAGCAATCAGTTAAGCATCCTATAATGAATACTAACTATTATATGGCTAAAGGAAATCATCACATATCTCTTGAATTGAAAGGTCTATGAATATACTTTGACAGTTGCCTTCCTCAGAGCCTCCTTTACATCTCTGTTCCTCAGACTGTAGATGAGGGGATTAAGCATGGGGATCATCACTGTGTAGAACACAGACAGCACCTTGTTCTGTTCAGTAGAGTAGCTGGACTTGGGCATCACATAAATGAAGGTGATAGTCCCATAGTAGAGAGTGACTGCTGTGAGGTGGGAGGTGCAGGTGGAGAAGGCCTTCTGACGGCCCTCAGTGGAGCGCATCTTCAGGATGGTGATGAGGATGTAGATGTAGGAGATGACTATGACAAACACTGTCACTGCTATAATGGAGCCAGAAGATATAGAAGGGATGAATccaataacagagacatctgaacAGGACAGTTTCAACAAAGGGGAGAAGTCACAGAAAAAGTGATCTATCTGATTTGGTCCACAGAAGGTCAGATTTAACAAACAACCAGTAAATGTCCAACCATTCATACAACCACCAACATAAGAAACTCCCAACAGTAGAAAACAGACTCTAGGGGACATGAGCACGGAGTAGAGGAGAGGTGAACAGATGGCTacatagcgatcataggccatgGCAGCCAATAGGAAGCACTCAGTTGACCCAAATGACACTGAAATACAGAGCTGGGCTTCACAGGCAATCACAGGTAGGACCAGCCCATGTCCAAGGAGTTCCATAAGCATTATAATGGAGACTGAGGTTGAATAGACAATGTCTACAAAAGCCAGATGACTGAGGAACaggtacatgggtgtgtgcagcTGGGAAGAAAATCTTATTAACGTGATGATGCTGATATTTCCTACTAACGTGATAATGTATACTCCTAGAAATATCACAAAAAAGACTATACACAATGTAGGATCTTCTGTTAGTCCCAAAATGATTAGCTCTGTCACAGTGGTGTGGTTTCCAGCCTCCTCCTTTTGTGTAAATTGTCCCTGTTgagggaaatgaaaataatttgtttttacatTGTTCTGATTTTTTCACATTGCTGAATTGTTATCTCCTCTGTTCAACACATAAATGCCATATTTTTTGGAATTGTGGTTATGTCcttttatctttaaataaaataagaatgatgAACCTCACTTTCTGTCATTTGTTACTTTTTGCATGTACTATTTCTTAAATGTTACTATTCAATACTTCACTGTTGTGATCTATCTCCAATGGTCCAGGTCAATAATTTCACTGATAAGTTTATTCTCATGATGCTCACTGTTTATTAAAAATCTCACAAAAACCTCTCACAATGTTTTCTGATACTAAACTATTCCTTTCCTTCAGTCATTCCACCTATATTTCATATCTGAGTGCTGATTTCATCCATCATCTCCTGTCTGCAACATGTGAGCCTTCCTAGCTTTTTTCTCATTGtgctacatataacaaaatataattatatatcacTTATTTCCCAGTATTATCACTTTGTTAACATAAAAACATACCTATCACCTCAACGGTCATATAACTAATTTATTCTGTAGTCAAATGAGTGATCATGGCCCTGGAACAGGGAGTGAGGTTGCCCCTACTACCATTATTCTATGTGACAAGAGTTTATAAGGCTTTTGTAGTTACAGAGCAAAAAAGAATCCATAACTCAATTTGctttacaaatatatttgtataaaacaTCAGGTAGGTAGCTTACTTCCATAGTGGAGAAATCTCTGTTATAGACCACAGATGCTATCTGATTACACCCTTAGCTTTGGGATTAGTAGAGGACAGGAGTCTAAGCATAAATCCCAAAAGATTTTTTCTAGTAGTCACAGGATGTTATATTAGACACAGAAATGGATAATGAATGCCTATAAAAGGATATAGGACAGGTCAAGAATATTCAATgtaattttggctttttttcaCTTCATAGTCTCATCTCTTTTTGTTACCATAATGATCAAGGTGCTGGTCATTCTGCTTAGTGTTTTTTCACATTTCCCTTTACTTCTGCATTTTTCCTTTATGTTTCATGATAATATAAAATAGTGACCCCTTCCTTCATTAAATTCTTTCAATAACTTCTCAAATCTTTATAATATAACATAACCTTATTAACACATTGCACATTACATATGCCCCGAATATGATCTTACCTCTTGGGGTATTTTACCCACTACTCACACCAAACCAGCTCTTCATCATTTTCTGGTGGTTTATCCTCATCTTTCaacattattttctttagaaatcatTCTCTGACTCCTAAAGTAGATCATATTATCTTTCTTCATATTATAGATGTCTCCATTCCCAGTGAGAACACTGGGCTTTTGTTATTGTCCTTTTAGTCTTTTAGTCTCTCATTCTCAAACAGCATAGTCTCATTAATAAGGGTTTTATCATTCTGTTACAAATATCCAGTGCTTgaacataaaattgaattttaaaatggtacatgcatgcatgaacagTGAACTGAATGGACTCTGGTGATCAAGATAAGAATATAATTCACATTCCCTGACCCACCCACAAATAAAGAGGCCTCGGAGAAAAAAAGGAGtcaatgaatattcttttacttcAAGGAAAGTGCTGCCGTGGTACTACAAAGGATGGTTCTTTAGTTCTGACTTTTGAAAACTTATGTAACAATAAtggaggaaaatttaaaaattcaaaataaacaccatacatattaaaaataagaaattcgGTAGAATAACCTTTccattaatataaattaatttgcatacataaatataaaatatatgtgcatgtacacacacatacacacagtgtctTGCTGTGTCTCCTAAAATGGCCTCAAATTTCAATCCTTCTATTTCATCTTTGTAAAAGCTATGTATACAATAACAGGTTATGTGCCATATGTGCAACTTAGGCATATTTTAATAGTGCTGTA of the Chionomys nivalis chromosome 8, mChiNiv1.1, whole genome shotgun sequence genome contains:
- the LOC130879930 gene encoding olfactory receptor 473-like; this encodes MLLIMMVIDRTSESGQFTQKEEAGNHTTVTELIILGLTEDPTLCIVFFVIFLGVYIITLVGNISIITLIRFSSQLHTPMYLFLSHLAFVDIVYSTSVSIIMLMELLGHGLVLPVIACEAQLCISVSFGSTECFLLAAMAYDRYVAICSPLLYSVLMSPRVCFLLLGVSYVGGCMNGWTFTGCLLNLTFCGPNQIDHFFCDFSPLLKLSCSDVSVIGFIPSISSGSIIAVTVFVIVISYIYILITILKMRSTEGRQKAFSTCTSHLTAVTLYYGTITFIYVMPKSSYSTEQNKVLSVFYTVMIPMLNPLIYSLRNRDVKEALRKATVKVYS